In Camelus dromedarius isolate mCamDro1 chromosome 24, mCamDro1.pat, whole genome shotgun sequence, one genomic interval encodes:
- the SOCS1 gene encoding suppressor of cytokine signaling 1 codes for MVAHNQVAADNAISTAAEPRRRPEPSSSSSSSSSSPAAPARPRPCPAAPTPAPAPGDTHFRTFRSHADYRRITRASALLDACGFYWGPLSVHGAHERLRAEPVGTFLVRDSRQRNCFFALSVKMASGPTSIRVHFQAGRFHLDGSRESFDCLFELLEHYVAAPRRMLGAPLRQRRVRPLQELCRQRIVATVGRENLARIPLNPVLRDYLSSFPFQI; via the coding sequence ATGGTAGCACACAACCAGGTGGCAGCCGACAATGCAATCTCCACGGCAGCAGAGCCCCGACGGCGGCcagaaccttcctcctcctcctcctcctcctcctcttcgccTGCGGCCCCGGCTCGCCCGCGGCCCTGTCCGGCGGCCCCGActccggccccggccccgggtgACACGCACTTCCGCACGTTCCGCTCGCACGCGGATTATCGGCGCATCACTCGGGCCAGCGCGCTTCTCGACGCCTGTGGCTTCTACTGGGGGCCCCTGAGCGTGCACGGGGCGCACGAGCGGCTGCGCGCCGAGCCCGTGGGCACCTTCCTAGTGCGGGACAGCCGCCAGCGGAACTGCTTCTTCGCCCTCAGCGTGAAGATGGCCTCAGGCCCCACGAGCATCCGCGTGCACTTCCAGGCCGGCCGCTTCCACCTGGACGGCAGCCGCGAGAGCTTCGATTGCCTCTTCGAGCTGCTGGAGCACTACGTGGCGGCGCCGCGCCGCATGCTGGGGGCCCCGCTGCGCCAACGCCGCGTGAGGCCGCTGCAGGAGCTGTGCCGCCAGCGCATCGTGGCCACCGTGGGCCGCGAGAACCTGGCGCGCATTCCTCTCAACCCCGTCCTCCGTGACTACTTGAGCTCCTTCCCCTTCCAGATCTGA